The Medicago truncatula cultivar Jemalong A17 chromosome 7, MtrunA17r5.0-ANR, whole genome shotgun sequence genome includes the window AAAAATAACTATGTGTTGACATTCATTAGATGAATATGAAAACAAACACTACATTGATAGCATGCATaagttggtaaaaaaaaaaaaatgattaagtAGGACTACGTTTAAACATGTATGGTCAGACACTGTTtaattttgtgaattgtgaGACACTCATTACGCATTAATCCAGATAAGATAATAATGATAGATATAAAATTAGGTATTATGAAGAACAAAAATGATAGAGATGGAGATGTATAtgtgaattgaaattgattaattaattattagtaCATTGAGCATAAATAAATACAGATAAAATtgcaacaaataaataaaaatcaaaacgcTCCTTAAAGGAAAAGATAAGGAAATTTCACCACGTGAAAGAACTAATCCCTTCattatttcaaaatacatgAAAGACAACCTTTCCCATTTCACAAGGGCTCCACATAATTgaaattctttcattttttgcaaaataaattgcaaaaaataataaccaaagttttttttttcctttttcaattaTTGCTTCAAGAATGAACCAAACCACACCACACATAAATGCAAATatcacatgatttttttttataaatcccATTGCAAATGCCTCCTAGGGATACTGTAAGAAACATTTATAGTGGTGGTTCCATCTGCACTTGGAGGGTAATATGGTGAATCTTCTGCATATTCAGTTGGTAGTGACATCCAATGCAAACTTGGCTTCCAATCTGCTTCTCTAAGGACCCTTAATATTTCCTTCAACACTACCTTGCTTCCTTCGGCTGACAAATGAACCCCATccctaacaaaaaataataatatttattaagttCTCTGATCTAAATTCTTCCGCTAGACTCAACCTTGTTGATATCTTCGTTTATATAAACGATGATAGAAATATATAACACATATATACTCTTGTATatgaaagaataataataatgccACGTGGATGTGAGTTGGGGTCTATGTGGAATAATTAATCTAGGGTTTAGCTAGCAATAATGatgtgtatttttatttgtatacaCAAAAGTAGTTGATAGCTGCAAGTCAGCAACTAACATATTTGGAGATGTTAAGGAAATAACTGTAGGattaaaaaaatgcagaaaaagTAAAAGTGGAAAATACTAATTGAAAGTACCACTAGAAACTATAAGGCTATAAAGAATATTTCTACTCACGTAAAGCTGACATCTAACCAGTCCTCTCTTTCCTGGATTGCAGACCATAGATTAACAACTTTCAAATTCATCTCATCACATAGTTCCAACAGTGCCCTAGCATATATTCCACAATGTTCATTTGTTCTTCCAGTCTGTGTTGCACTGGACTCATCCAAGCCATAAAAAATGTTAGAAATATATGAGTCATGTAtacaatttaaaagaaaaaattatactagAAAGAAAATCCATCAACCTGAGTTTTTTCTTGATTTGTACTTCACTGATGGGAGGAGAGGTGAGAAATATAAGGCGGATATGATCCGAGAGGCTCTGAAAAGCATTGTTATTTTGTGTTAAACTTTAcactaaaaaattatgaatcataTTTATTGATTTACTATGCAAAGCATCTTTACCTTAATagtgtatacaaattaaatcataactttgtttataaaaaataaataaataaatcataacttATTGTATGTGGAAAAACATTATTTACCTTTAGGTAGTTAGCAATCTTCctcatattttctttatattcttCAATGGGAACATGAGGACCAAGACCAGATGGGTGGGGGTGAATTGAATCATTTCCACCAAAGTAGATAATTACCAATGATGGTTGGACATAAGCATCCTAAGTTgattaaaaaacataacaagacAAAATGGTTATTGCTTATATCTCAATCTTACCATTAATCCAAGTAATTATACATTTGTGATTCACCATAATGAGTAATTAGTAATCACATTATGCATAGCTAAGTCAAAATCTaaacaatcaaacaaattaaaaaaaaattgagttaatTTATGTGCTAGATTcctaaaactaattaatgtgtTAAGACATTTAGACTATTTCAATTAGTTGACTCCATTTAGATATGTAGACATtgctcaaataaaataataaaataaaacagctagcattattatttatgaaaaaaaattaaatattcaagAGGATAACGAtggaatattaaaataaaaaataattattggaaTATTGAAAAGGAACCCAATGGAATATTCAAAAGGATACCATTAGAATCTGTTAGATACCTTAGGAAAAACTTCATCAAGAACCTCCAAAGCACGTCGTGAATTCCATCCAGAGTATCCCCTCAATACTATGTCcgcctataaatatgtcaatattacacacaaatttattaatttatattcaCCATCaataactacaaaaaaaaataaaaaaatatgtatgtatatgtaaaCCAAAATAATGCATTTCAACTGAAAAGTGCTCAAACACTTATCAAGTCTATCAACTTATCAAGAAAAAGTCCACTTAGATTTCTCATCTTGTTTAACaaatattattgttaaataatataatatccAAGAAGAAAATAACTCTtagtaaattaattatttttaactcAATATTTTCACTATTTTAATAGTTGGTCAATTCAGCTTCATTATACTTGGTGATTAGTTAGTTACAGGTTGGAGAATTTTTTTGCAATATGTAAGAATCAAAATCTGGACCTCATTAATAATATATCTTCGACGTTTCAAACCATACCATTGGATTATACCTTGGAGGATAAGTTTCACTATatttaagtgtacatttaaccctaaaacactaaaaaaatatacaagaagATGCAGAATATGCAAAAATGTACTTGAAGAACATgaaagtatatatataatagcAACCATAAAATGATATAGAGTAGAAAGAAAATGACCTTTCTAGCATACAAATTAGCTAGAATAGCACCCCAACCACCATTATCAAAACTCATCTGAATTATGGAGGAGCCAAATAGCACGATTTGAGGTCTCATTGGTCCTGCCATAACTTTatactatgttgttattttatttggctCCCTCTCACTCAAACACTACTCCTGAGATGTTGCACTATGTATCATATTGGAATCACAATTTATAGATGtggattttattatttttttgattatttttctcCCCCTAGGGCCAGTTTGCAGTCCTTGCCACGTTATATGCTTGCCTACGTAGCTGGCAATCATAGCTTATTATATTCTCAAAATTTCCCATTTCAACATTATCCATGATTCAATGGGATGTAATATTACTAGTATCTTTCGTATAAATAACAAccacataatatttttattttaaaaacgaTTCTTATtcaagaccaaaaaaaataaaacttgttcACATGCAATAATTGTAttcatagaatttttttttggctcaATTACTTGTGTCATTTTCATTAgcttttattttagaaatattattgttttgaaaaCTAAGAAGTTAAttcattttacaaatttttgtatctttattgcttttgaaaaagtgagaatctaaatttttttatcaaaagttaaaatcattttgatatttttttattatagtaACAAACATGAAATGAGAGTTtcagcttcttttttttttttttaaaaaaaagaatctaaattattgaatgtatgtttttttttttttttttttaatttatccgTAATAAACAGCCCTAAGTGAGTTTAGTTAACTATAGCTTGTTTTATACCTCATTTCCCATGTCAAAATTAGTTATCACTATTTCAGTTAGTTAGGGATTATGTGGTTGATCTTATCTGAACATATAAGCTTGTAATCATTCATTTGTAAATCATTTTTTGGATGAAGTGACAGATTTCAATGAAAATTGCCAATAAAAGTGTTTACAATAATTTATGTAACTTGTAAATTTCTAACTTTAACAATGAAAATTGATTGCAAAGCAAACTTATGACATCtaacaataaattataaagtaaaacaactacttaattaataaattaatgtgGAAAGTGTAACAAAATTTACAAATCAAAATAgtacaagacaaaaaaaaaagtataaattatcATCAGAGAGTTCTATACTTCGTACcgataaaacaaaaaactaattaatttttttttttttggtcttagatgaagtggtaatccactgaaaataaacccacacacaactgtgaggtcccgggttcgaacccaggTCATGACGTCCGACCTTGCAATTTCGgtatttgccagttgagctaggacttctagacaaaaaaaaactaattaaatttaacacTAAATAGAAATTCAACAAAGTACACGATTAATACAATGTAGTTTGtccctaaattttttttctctctcttctctccttttaaACTCCAGTCGtcatccctttcttcttcttcttcttcttcttgtctaTTGAAACAAGGTGATTAAGCGTCAAttttgaataagtgattatcacaTATTTTTAGCTTTCTGGAATTCGTTTTTAGTGTTTTCATCGTCTCTAGAAGACtctgtttgtttttatttttcttctttgtgcggtgtgttttttatttcacgTCTTAGTAcgatgtttatttgatttaagttgaaagattaactttgagcaagtgcaTATCCGATCAATAACTTTGATATCGTCAATGTTGCAGTTTGGAGACACGAGTATtccggagacttgaatatactcatatttgtaggcataagcactttgtcgttttatgttgttgatgtgagtttgttcgtagattcatcttttttatttttagcgactttgattttatattgtatcgatgtactctatcattTTGAATGAATGACTATcgtttatttttgaaaagaaaaaaagaaacaaagagtACAAGATTAATATAGAAGTGTAAGAACAAATCAATGATATTATGAACAGGGAAACCCAATACAAGTCAATTAAATTAGTtgttagcttcttaaaaaaaaaaaatagttgtgtTATTTTAATCACGGTCAAACTAAAACAAACTTGatacactcattttaaaactgGTTTCACTCCTCGTGATCAAAATCGTTTTTATTATGATTGTAAGTAactaaatcaacaacacaattGATATCGATGAAATTCATACTATACTTAATGCAACGATATCACGATGAAATATCtgagatttttgttgtttccttTTTTAGCTTCTCGATCTAGActctaatacttttttttttttttttgagagaaaggtgcttataacattttatttatgataatttgtTTAATACTTCTTGTACTCTGAAAAATTTAGTCACGGTATTCTAGTTTGAATTAAATTGATACATTTTTCAAGTTAAATAATGGTGATTCATCGTTTCATCCTATTTTTAACTCCCTATAATTTCTTCCAAACCTAACCCACTGGAAATCTTTAATTCATCAccatgtgattttaaaatttgtctAGTATGAACttccaataataatttaagcaTTGACttttactatttaaaaaaaaaaattacaatgataatatatatatatatatatatatatatatatatatatatatatatatataatatttcatcaaaatttactaaaattttaATATCCCTGTTCTATTCAAATGATCTTAGAAGGATGCGTCGATGTTAAATTTTACCCGACCATGAGGTGGTGGTTGCTAACGAAAATGACTTCTATCTGAACTTGTCGCGTGGGCATTAGCAATTTTAGGCTCGACATGTGGCTGTCTGGGCAACACAATTGGTCTTGTACCATTGTTGTTCACGGATTGTTGAGCTGCTCGACGGTTGCGAATTCTTGACGAAGGGTCATTAGCTGATTTTCAATCCTCCAACAAGTGGACAACTCGATCAATTATCTTAGCAACGGTTTTCTTTACATCTTTCCAAAGTTTAAGATTTCGATGCTTCCATAGACGCCAAAGAAAAGCAGCAAAGCATTGAGAATTGTCGCACGAAATATCTTACAAAAGCTTAAAAATGGCTTCGATTGTTGACCATGTACGGAGACGTGCATGATTCACTTCCAAAGGCCACTTTGATGCCAGACCTACACAACAAAAGAATACGCAAAAAATACATGGGTGAGCTCTTCAGACGGGTCGTCACAAGTAACACTAGATAGTGGGTATTGTACTCCTTTATCTTGAAGTCTAACTTGAGTAGGCAAGCATCCTCTACACATAAACGATAAGCACTTTTGACCAAGTACATCTCGTTTTTCTCTGCTTTTCAAATCAACTTGTCTTCCACCACTTGCTTAACTAATGgagttttcaaaattaatgAAGCAATATCATGACTAAGAACTTGCTGAATGTTTTCCTTGCTCCAAGGTTTTGGTTAATTGTTAATTAAACTGCTCACTAAAAAACCGTTCTAATAATGGGCTCCCAAAATGGTATCATCAATTTGTTCACCGTTCACTAACCAAAGTTCATTGAGAATGGAAATAGAATTGCCTATTCCGATGCTCCAACATGCCCCTCATCTAATAATGTACAGTGTCTTCAAAATCATGCGCCACACATAACTTGGGTTGTGATCCAAATTAGCAGTAATGCAGTTTTAGTTTGGAAAGTATAGAGCATTGAAAATGCGGGAAACTAGAGAATTATGCTCAGTTTGAAGTTTCAACCATTGTTTATCAAACATCGCAAGATTAAAAGTTGGTAAATATTTGAATCCCATACCTCCGTAATTTTTATGCATAGATAACTTCTCCTAAGATAACCAATGAATTCCTCAATTATTGGCTCCATCATGTCCCGGCCAaaaagattcatcatttttactatagtagaaataaaagaagtaggtaaaagaaaaatattcctAACATACGTTGGGATAGCCTAAACATTTGCTGCTTCATGAGTTAATCTTCTAccgaatcaaatcaaatctatGTTTAACGCTCccgtaattttttattttaatcttttttatcatattttttatgttaatactTACGGCTTTGAATCCATTTTTCAACTGAACACTGCCTCTCCTCCGTGACATGATAAGACGTTGTATCCGGACAAGCGTATACTCTAGGTACATTATgtgttgtttattattttaaaatcgaATCTCTTCTACCAAACGTATCGTCAACATTACATAGGTATTCatattctataaataaataaaaaccatggtataataaaaaatatcgtTAGTTGATTGGTCTTTGCTgttgtttaaattatatttaacccATTTCAAATAATtactcaaaaaaagaaaaaaactcatttCAAATATGATTCTTAATTTACATGCAACCAatgtttgtaacaaaaaaataaaaccaatgcCGTGAGTTTAGCGCAATTACTTTCTCACAACATAATAAATTAATGTTCAAAGATTCATTGTGAGAGTGGTCGTCATATTCAGTATATAAAGAAGCTAAAATAACAGTgaaacatataatttataaatgaatgTTTTTGATCGGTGTCATCTCAGAAagaaaaactttttatttacGCATGtgtgtttaaataatttaaaaaatgacatttgtATAATCATTTTAGGATAATTTTCTATTTACTTTATCTCTTTTGTATATGTTTTCGTATCAGTACCTACTTTTCTTtgtgtatatttaattatcacATAAATTATCCTATAAATGATTGATCAAATAACATTCCTCAAATAATTTGCTCTATTCATACGATGTCAGGCATGTTGTCaatttttgggttaaaaatAATTTCCCGTTGTTCTTTGGGTGCAATTACTGCATGTGTAGTAAAGAAGATAAGTAAACACGCTTATCACACAATTGGCAAAGGTCTAGAAGGTGAATAATTTGATTAACAATTTGTCCATTTTATATGATGATTCACACACATATATGTATGTCACATTGTACAAGATTCTTAAACAGGCAAGAATATGCTGTGGGGAAGAGTTTCACAATTATTGCACTTTAATTTATTATTCACAACAATTTCTTATTGGTTTAATTGAGAGTTTGTATAACTGATAGAATCCGATGAGCACAGCAGCTCCTTGATGCTTGATTGATAGTAgttgattaaaataataaataatttaaccaCATGATTTTTTATTCCAGCTTATCtaaaaatgacatatttaaatttaaatttccaTCCATCGTTGAATAACATACTTTTGATACAGTCATACACAATTTATATTTCAACTTTAGTAGATTGAAATGTAAATATTAATCAAGTCAAAATAGATGTCATTCTCGAACTTAAGATTTGGATCAACAATCACACAAGTGTGTGAATGAGAAGGAATAATCCAAATTCATTATCCAAACGTGCCTCGCGTGACTGTGTCATGAATATTCTATAAGGTGTAGATAATACGAGTATTGatcacaaacaaaaaagaataatctGAGGATTCCCACACAAAACCTTGGACTTAGGTTAAAGAAATTATTAGTCCACAAATTATTGACAACACACTTACATTCACTTTTTAACATTTTGCAATAATATAATTTCTACGAGTAAGATGGGTGGTTTAGCTTTATCGACATGACTATTTTGAGCACATGGATAAAGGGTCAGGTAAGGAGAAATACAATCTTCTATGTAATGATTTGTTTGGATGATAATATAATTGCAAGAGTTTCTTTCATTGGTAAAAAGGTAGATCTTGATTTAAAAGTTATGGATTTGAGTTCTAATATAGTATTTGAAAGAAGATAGATATAAATTCTTTTATGATATTTATTGAGTTCGAAAGTCTTTTCTATCTTTAAACTAGAGTATATCTCcacatcataaattattttcataaataaaagcACAATATTTTTCTCCCAAAGTTAGGGGAATTCTTTACTAAATGAAAAATTTAGGTGCATATatttataagataaaattaactcaaaatttaaatttataaaaagtaATTATGTTGCGGCAAATGATTGagttttaggttttttttttttattacaatgctaatcaaaacaagaaaaaaaaaataaagaacagGAGAACAAACAACACTCTAGAGAAAAAAGTTCCAGTTGTGTCAATTTTTAGAAGACTTCGAAGGTCTTCGGGAGGTGAAGTGTGGAAGGAAAAATCaatatatgaggaagctccaaGCTTGGCCAAAGAGTCTGCACATTGGTTCCATTCTCTTAGAGTATGACATATAGTAACATTAATTTGATCAATAAGTTCCTTGATGTCTTGAATCAACACTGCATAAGTATGAAACTTTATTGGATGGCCTTTGATGAGATTAATACAATGCAGAGAGTCAGAATAACAAACAAGATCAGCTATTACTACCATTTCTTTCGCCGGTAAAAGTCCATAGTAAATTGCCAAAAGCTCTCCTTGGAGAATATcacttgaattttttatgaaaccAGAGAATCCTTACAAATAGAACCCAACATAATTACACAAGAGGCCACCAAAACCAGCCCTATATGGTGAGCCAATTTGACAACTTCCATCAACATTAAGGATTGCATTAGAATGATTGTTATGATTTCATTTGATAAATCTGTCCTCTTCCGCGCTACTGGGGTTGATGATGAGGCAGTTGTTTGAAGGTTGCTACCATGctttgaatattaaaaaaaaaaacacggtGAAGAGACCAGTTATCTTAACTTAAACATATCATGTTTGGTAACGCCAAACCCACCAAATGATGGCAGCGAAGGTGAAGGGATGAGTACCTATAAGGTCATCTTTGAGCCAATCATGGGGGACCATACAATCATAGAAAAGTGGATGATTGAAATCGAAATgatactatattttatttttttttgaaaattcacaaTCTCGGACACAATGGAGAAAAGTCTTTTCATGATGACCGCATCTAGTACATATAGAAGATGCTGAAATATTCTTATGATTGAGCAAAGAAAGAATGTTAGGTACTATTACTTACAAAACTCTAAGTTTAGAGCAgataccaaaaaaacaaaaacaaaaaaaactcttaagTTTAGAGCAGTTGTCACCTTAATAACATAGATATTGTTTTGCCAAAATGATGTGTACttctgaagaaagaaaataaaatattttagaagatGAATCATAAAAAGATCGGATAAACATAATATAATCAAGGGAAAAATCAGTAGtttgtcagaaaaaaaaaaaaactatctagTAACATTTTAATTTACTTAAAATTTCATTATAATACCAAAAGtactttatttaacaaaaatcgTTATTTTCTTCGCTCATCTAATTCTTGAGGAGTCGTGAACGAATTTCACATGCACTTAAGTGAATTAAATTCACGTTGGTTCTCTCATTACAAATATGTTGTCACTCTCATTTTGAAAGAGTCACTTTTCAAAGTCTaaaaaatcaatagaaaaaaaaaaattaacttctctCCTTATCCTCACTTTTATGTTGTTCTAATAAATCCTCCTTACTTATGATCACTAAATTCGGTTCACATGAATGTAgaaaagggtcatgttaacttgtgc containing:
- the LOC25498751 gene encoding GDSL esterase/lipase CPRD49, giving the protein MAGPMRPQIVLFGSSIIQMSFDNGGWGAILANLYARKADIVLRGYSGWNSRRALEVLDEVFPKDAYVQPSLVIIYFGGNDSIHPHPSGLGPHVPIEEYKENMRKIANYLKSLSDHIRLIFLTSPPISEVQIKKKLSATQTGRTNEHCGIYARALLELCDEMNLKVVNLWSAIQEREDWLDVSFTDGVHLSAEGSKVVLKEILRVLREADWKPSLHWMSLPTEYAEDSPYYPPSADGTTTINVSYSIPRRHLQWDL